Proteins found in one Acidobacteriota bacterium genomic segment:
- the nuoF gene encoding NADH-quinone oxidoreductase subunit NuoF yields MKHHRAHLLVCAGTGCVSCGAFDVKTALKKEIERRGLADEILVVATGCNGFCEKGPIVLVRPDDIFYQRLSVDDIPLLVEEHLIKGRPVARLMYTPPADTKPVPKMADIEFFRHQRLIVLRNRGRIDPEKIEEYIAYDGYQAMAKALTEMTPEEIIAEISASGLRGRGGAGFPTGKKWDLCRKEKASPKYLICNGDEGDPGAFMDRSVLEADPHAVLEGMVIAARAISAARGFIYIRNEYPLAIQRLDIAIRSAREFGLLGENILGSGFDFDVEIVRGAGAFVSGEETALIASIEGQRAAPRQRPPYPAQSGLWGQPTTINNVETWANVPSIIRRGAAWFAGLGTETSKGTKVFSLVGKINNTGLVEVPMGIRLDEIVNNIGGGIPNGRKFKAVQIGGPSGGCIPTELLDLPVDYESLTRAGAMMGSGGMIVMDEDTCMVDIALYFLRFTQEESCGKCAPCRIGTRRMAEILAGIAAGEGRPGDIEKLEELAWTVKRGSLCGLGQTAPNPVLSTLRYFRDEYRAHIEDKTCPARVCKNLISFAIDPEKCVGCLLCLKACPVNAIAGERKKVHVIDQALCIKCGACFTACPVKIGAVSKLTGEKGRALVPEATRATTS; encoded by the coding sequence TTGAAACACCATCGCGCTCATCTCCTGGTTTGCGCCGGAACGGGATGCGTCTCGTGCGGAGCTTTCGACGTCAAAACAGCCCTCAAGAAGGAAATTGAACGGCGCGGGCTGGCCGACGAGATCCTGGTCGTGGCGACGGGCTGCAACGGGTTCTGCGAGAAAGGGCCCATCGTTCTCGTGCGTCCCGACGACATCTTTTACCAGAGACTCTCCGTCGACGACATTCCCCTGCTCGTCGAGGAACACCTGATCAAAGGCCGACCGGTCGCCCGGCTCATGTATACGCCTCCGGCCGACACCAAGCCTGTTCCCAAGATGGCCGACATCGAATTCTTCCGGCATCAACGCCTCATCGTTCTTCGCAACCGGGGCCGCATCGATCCGGAAAAAATCGAGGAGTACATTGCCTACGACGGTTACCAGGCCATGGCCAAGGCCCTGACGGAAATGACGCCCGAAGAGATCATTGCGGAAATCAGCGCCTCGGGACTCCGCGGCCGGGGCGGCGCCGGGTTTCCCACCGGAAAAAAGTGGGATCTGTGCCGGAAGGAAAAAGCTTCGCCCAAATACCTGATCTGCAACGGCGACGAGGGCGACCCGGGAGCCTTCATGGACCGGTCCGTTCTCGAAGCCGACCCCCATGCCGTTCTTGAGGGCATGGTCATCGCAGCCCGGGCCATCAGCGCCGCCCGGGGTTTCATCTACATCCGGAACGAATATCCCCTGGCCATTCAGCGTCTTGACATTGCCATTCGCAGTGCCAGGGAATTCGGCCTGCTGGGAGAAAACATCCTCGGTTCGGGATTCGATTTCGACGTCGAGATCGTGAGAGGCGCCGGCGCTTTCGTTTCCGGAGAGGAAACGGCCCTCATCGCCTCGATCGAGGGCCAGCGCGCCGCACCGCGGCAACGGCCGCCCTACCCGGCTCAGAGCGGGCTTTGGGGACAACCGACGACGATCAACAACGTCGAAACCTGGGCCAACGTTCCCTCCATCATCCGCCGGGGAGCAGCCTGGTTTGCCGGCTTGGGCACGGAGACGAGCAAGGGAACCAAGGTTTTCTCGCTGGTCGGCAAGATCAACAACACCGGCCTTGTCGAGGTGCCCATGGGCATCCGCCTCGACGAAATCGTCAACAACATCGGCGGCGGCATTCCCAACGGGCGCAAGTTCAAGGCCGTCCAGATCGGCGGCCCCTCGGGGGGCTGCATCCCCACCGAACTCCTGGATCTGCCGGTCGACTATGAAAGCCTGACCCGGGCCGGCGCCATGATGGGCTCGGGCGGCATGATCGTCATGGACGAAGACACCTGCATGGTCGACATCGCCCTGTATTTCCTGCGCTTCACCCAGGAAGAATCCTGCGGCAAGTGCGCGCCGTGCCGGATCGGAACGCGCCGGATGGCCGAGATCCTGGCCGGAATCGCCGCGGGCGAGGGCCGCCCCGGCGACATCGAAAAGCTGGAGGAGCTGGCCTGGACGGTCAAACGTGGCTCCCTGTGCGGACTGGGCCAGACGGCGCCCAATCCCGTTCTCTCGACCCTGCGGTATTTCCGCGACGAATACCGGGCCCATATCGAGGACAAAACCTGCCCCGCGCGGGTCTGCAAGAATCTCATTTCCTTCGCCATCGATCCCGAAAAATGCGTCGGATGCCTTCTCTGCCTGAAAGCCTGCCCGGTGAACGCCATTGCCGGAGAGCGAAAGAAAGTCCACGTCATCGATCAGGCGCTCTGCATCAAATGCGGCGCCTGTTTTACGGCCTGTCCCGTCAAAATCGGGGCCGTATCCAAACTCACCGGAGAGAAAGGGCGGGCGCTTGTTCCTGAAGCGACCCGAGCGACGACATCATGA